Genomic DNA from Salvia miltiorrhiza cultivar Shanhuang (shh) chromosome 1, IMPLAD_Smil_shh, whole genome shotgun sequence:
AAAGAAAATGTATAGCATATAACCCCCAGTATGTTCAACGGTTGAGTGGATGGGGGTTATGAATTAGtatgatgttattttattttattgaaaatttaaaataagaatataagggtaaaatagtaaattaattaattatttttattatttattaattaagagGCTATagagagtaaaatgggggctatatATAAAATCACCCTATATATATTCATAGTATCTACATATCCCAGCCCAGCCCAACCCAAGAAAAGAAGATTTCTTTAACATATGTTGCGTGCACAGTGTAGTCGtcctaataaaaataaatagggCACACTTTTTTAAGCAAAATAATCAGCAACAACACAAGCCAACAAGCAACACTTCTCATCTCTctaaatttttggaatttgacaATTCTTTGTCGTCTCAGTATGGTATGCAGTTTAAAATTCTAAGTtagaattaatattattattgagtttatttttgttgaattttattTCATGATATTAAAGATTGaaatagagtagaataatttttaattatttattcgaAACACTCTTATTTAAATTGTAGTTGGTATATTTATTAACATATTCTTTTTTCTAGCAGACCCACTTGTAATGATATATAACatgattttatcaaattttgtTGACAAACTCGATTGTGTGTTGATATTCTAAAAATTAATAGGGAATTTATGGTAAAGGTAAATAAATATCAATAGTTTTATTGACTAATTCAAAAGTAGTGTGCAATATATGATTTATGGGAGCTACAACAGTTCTCGGTatttaaaatatgtaaatatgttgcaattaaatatataatactatgTTTGATTTTTGAATGTCTTGTAGTGATTTATATGGAGCACCAACATATTGCGAAGAAAGGAAAATGGCTTATATCATCATTCTTTAAGAAACGTGATTGTCAAGATACTCAAGACAATGAAGGTAGCCTGAAACCTTCAACCACGGTTGCCCAAAATCAAAGTAATCAATCTCCGTCAACTCCTATAGAGCAAAATCCAATCACGTGTATTGAGCGCGATCTAGGTAAAAGAAAGCAATCGTGTGAATATTCTATTAAGACACGAGATGATATAAGACGTGCATATCTCAAAGTTGGGCCTTATCAACCGAAAATGGATGTGTATCCTGTTACAAAGTTTGGCACTCAAAATCGTAGTTTTCAGAAGAGATGGTTTGATAAGTTCCATTGATTGGAGTATTTGCTTTCCACAAATAAGGCATATTGTTTCTATTGCTTTCTTTTCATCAGTGATGCTAATATGCCTGGCTCTTCTGCATTAGTCAATGAAAGATTTGACAATTGGAAAAGAATAAATCAAGGAAATAAGTGTGCATTTCTTACTCATATTGGTTCGACGGCTACGTCACCACATACTATGTGCTTAAGACGTGTTGAAGATTTAATGAGACCAATTGGGCATATAGACAAAGTGATGCATTCTCAAACAATTATTGAGAAACAAAGGAATCGACTGCGCTTGAAGACCTTGATCATAAGCCTTCGATGGCTAGCACTTCAAGGTTGTGCTTTTAGAGGTCATGATGAGTCATCATCTTCATCCAATCGTGGGAATTTTATTGAATTGGTGCAGGCTTTTGTAAATATGAATACGGAAGTTAATGAAGTTGTTCTTGATAATGCTCCGAAAAATGCTTAATATATTGCtccaaaaattcaaaaagaaCTTTTGAATATAATGGCCAATAGAGTACGCCAAATGATTCATGAAGAAGTTGGagataaatatttttgtattctTGTTGACGAAGCACAAGATATCTccaagaaagagaaaatggCCATTATCTTGAGGTTTGTGAATGATCAGAGAATTTTGACTGAACatttttttgcaattaaaaGCGTTAGTGACACTACTTCACTAAATTTGAAGAAAGAGATATGTCGTGTTATTTCTCATCATGATTTGCAGGTTGAGAAAATGAGAGGTCATGGATATGATGGTGCTAGTAATATGCGTGGTTCATGGAATGGACTTCAAACATTATTTCTTAGAGATTGTCCATATGCCTATTATATTCATTGCTTTGCTCATCGTCTACAGTTGGCAATAGTTTCTGCAGCTAAAGATATTAGTGTCATTTGGGAGTTCATTTCTCACTTGGATAATGTTGTCAACATTATAACTTCTTCACCAAAGCGTGTATCTCAACTGCACGTTGCTCAAAGACACGAAGAGTTTATTAGCTGTAGAATAACTTGATTCTGAAAGTGGTGCCAATCAAATTGGTAATTTGCAGTGAGCTGGAACTACTCGTTGGAGTGAGTTTGATAGGTATGTATGCCGCAACTTGTAAAGTGTTTGAAAGTCTCACTGAACATTCTCAAAATGGAAGATCTAAAGCTGAAGTTCAAGGAGTTTACAAAAATATGGCAAGCTTTGAATTTGTATTCACACTACATCTAATGCATAGGATTATGAGAGTTACTGACTCTCTTTGTCAGATTCTTCAAAGAAAAGTTCAAGATATTTTGGCTGCTATTGCTTTTGTCTCTACTACTAAAACTATTCTTCAAGAATTGAGAGAAAGTGGCTGCTGGGAAGAATTTCTCGAAGAAGTCAAGGTCTTTTGCTTGAAGAATGATATTGATGTCCCCAATTTGGATTCTCTATATAAGGTTGGTCGTTTTCGTGGGCAAACTACAGTTGAACATCATTATCATTTTGATGTTTTCAATGGAGCAATAGATTATATCTTGATGGAGTTGAATACAAGATTTAATGATGTGTCAGTTGAATTGCTTTCTCCCATCGTGGCTTTAGATCTTAAAAACTCTTTCGAATCAGTTCAACAGTGATAATATTTGCAAGCTTGCGAGAAAATTCTATCCTGAAGATTTCACTGATCAAGATATTGTTTCGTTAGAGTATGAGTTGGAACATTATAAGCACGATGTGATTGTGATGCAGGAGTTTCAAGTTTCTACACTTGTTGAGTTGAGCCAACTACTTATGAAGAGTGCAAGGTCAAAGGTCTATGTTATGTTAACTAGACTAATTCATATTATTTTGACGTTGCCTGTTTCTACTGCTGCAACTGAATGAGCATTTTCTACAATGAAGCATGTGAAGACGGCACTTCGTAACAACATGGGAGATGATTTGCTTGAAGATTAGCTAATGCTTTATATTGAAAGAGATTTTGTTaaagatatagatatagattcaattattgatgaattttatgtattgaAGTCACGTAGGGCACAACTTATGTGAACATctaaatattttgatatttataaaatttattgtgtcgaagtatttatttttcaacCCACCCCATTATTAAATCTTGGATCCGCCTAGTATCGTAATTGACCTCTGTAGTGGAAATATAAAAGTGTGAGTATttgtttgtaaatttatatacaTCACTTAAAGTTGAAGAAGAAAGCAGAGAGCATCATACCTTTGATTTCTTCATTGCAACTCCTAAGCAGCAGGTATAATCAAATTGATTCTCTCTTCATTCCTGGATTGTATGGTTTGAATATATGTGGATGTTAAAGAGGTAGGGTTtgagagaaaaatggagtttggGTGAATGTTGATGGTGGCGTCGCTGCAGCTGATTCTGTTTAATTCGAGTTTGGCTCTTCACTCTTGCTGGCTATTGCCATCCATATTTTCATAGGTTATAGAGACAAAGACATAGATAGCCACAAATTGGTTGAAGGTTGATAATGGGCCGTCAAAAATTGGACTTAAGTTTGGGCCAACCATTTCAACaaaagtgtatgtgtgtgttagCCAAACGGGCTACAAAATGTAAATATAACATACATATGTAATTTCAAAAAGAcatacatgatatatatatatatatatatataacatatagCATACGGAAAATATATACTCCCCCGTCCCAATATAAATGTCTCATAGCTTTTAAGCAcatagattaagaaatatgtagaaagtagataaaatgagttgaaaattatttaaatattaagtatagagagaaaatatattgtcaaaaaagaatgagatatttatattgggacggagggagtattatttactaTACTTATAATTATATTGTTTATGTTGTATATTGTGAATAAATAGAATGATTTTATTGGACAGACAACACTGACCCAAAGgtataattatgtttattaaaagcttgtaaaaaaaaaaagcttgtGATGTGGACCTATGATAAAAGAATtgccaagaagaagaaaaatgatgtattttacatgattttttttgggCAAATTCTATTCTACCCACATTCTTCAAACCACATTTTAAAAATACCCGCTTTTTGAGATACATTTAGGCTATAACCAtttcattatttaaatatttgtttgGTTCCCAAAATATGTGCAGGCAATCATTGAGAGTACGGCAATGATTGGGAGTGtatcattcttttttttgttttccgTGTTGAATATAGGTTATATTTCTTGTACTTTGTTTTAGGTTGTTCAAATCCGCAATGTATCCATAAAAATGCTCAATTTATTTGCGCATTTAATTGTAGTATGTGGTAGtgttatttttaatagaaatggGTTGGTATTTGCGAAAATTGCGCATTTATCTCctaatgtgctcattttattgGATCTCCGAATGTGCGCATTGTATTCCATAATTTGAGCATTGTATGTCCTTTTGTGcgcattttatttaatttcctacTTTGTGCATTCTATTTCCTATGAATTAAATGCGCATTTTATAGAATTCGCTCCTTCTATTAATAGCTTAATAGATAATGATGTTAGTAAGCTGGACTCGCTGCTCTAGCTCTGTCGATCGGGTCTGCTCTGGTCCTACTGGCTGGTCTCGGCTCCCTAACTCTGGCTGCTGGTCTGCTCTGGATCTGCTGGTCTACTCTGGATCTGCTGGTCTGCTCTGGATCTGTtggtctgctctggctctgaaagtcagctctgactctggtcagctctgctctggaagtcagttctgctctggaggtcaggtcttctctggaagtcagctctgctctggagtcgTCAATTCTGCTCTGGAGTCGTCAGTTCTGCTCTGGAgtcggcagctctgctctggaaagaaTAGGCAAAAAAGGAAAACgccgagtcgagatgaatctcttcccgcaagaagataaTCGCCCCAGTAGTGCTCACGGTGTTGgcgaatcttccccaaaggtaaaacagCGAtgtctcgttggatgtagcaccacaatccgacgagctccggcgaacggaataggatcaagaactgagcgtTTTATGCAAAGAATGAGAGTGAAATGTGCAGAATTTTTTTGTAGCAAATGACATGCTCTAGacgcctatttataggcagctCTCATACATGTGGAGGATTAAAACACATTATACAATAAGAGCTGTTATGGATGTTACACAATTCAAATCCATTTGAATTGTAAGTTACAAATTGACTTTGCATCAATTCAAGGAATGTGCAGTTTTGAAACTGCTACAGGCTGGATGAACTGTTCTGCCTCTTTGCAGTCTTGACCTAATGGGCTTCGATGGTTGTGCTGGAAAAGCTCAGTTGGGCCAACTAAGAAGAGAAGGTAAAGCCCAAAGTATTTAGTCCATAACTATATAGTTTGGACCCATACACCACCCAAAGTATCACTTGTCTTTGGCCTCGACCCGTActcgacccgcccgtccggcggcggcgtcgtcgtccaatgtgggataacactTCCAAGTGTTATTTCCCCtactcaacatccaaacttcgacatacaatatctcactcaccggaaatcggttttgagacttcaagtatatcacgttcatctactcgagacgtagattaacatccaataatcatttcaattaaataataaatatttaattaaataattaatttcaaattatggtcaaaaccgtatttccaacaatcccccacatgagtgagaaagcCGTATGCAGATGTATGCagacacttagctcagtcctcttaagaaacaacattgcatttggaaaggtagcttgtggctttgaacctaccATAGTCAACATTATTGAGTATatcggcggcctagtggatatggttccttgaactagtcctcctcggtgtatacttagtcaacaatattgacacaatattgctccAATCCtgattcgttctcacgtttgtgtccattacaggccttggaacacccctttggattcataagtgtttcaatcgaagcggctaCACTTCACACTTATATAGgtaactcttaactcaagtatcctgctatacttgtccttaTTGAGGAATTCTAGAgttattaaaagtcaaagacttaacctcaccacgtgcaggtttccgaacactcactagTTCTataaggaataggcaattcgagtgttcaacacacggattctcatagcttagttgtcccattgaaccaagttcttgggatcctacAGTCATCATGGTTAGGGTTttcactatgattatccttaagaTGTGTATTttaaacccattccccctaacagcctatacatttgatctcgatggatacttttagtCAATGGATCGGCTatattatcaattgatcttatatagtCAATTGTGATAACACCACTCGTGATcagatgtctcacggtattatgactgTCGACGAATATATCTCGACTTACCACGTATACAAATTATTTTGTGCTCGTCTGATAgtagcttgactatcacaatgaactATTACGGACGACataggtttcgaccaacatggaatatcctcgaggaaatttctaagccactcggcttcttcactaGCTTTATCCATAGCTATGAATTcagattccatggtcgatctagcaatacaagtttgcttcttggatttccaagacacagcaccaccccccacagtgaatacataaccgctcgttgagaACGAGTcttttgcatcacagtacccttcaagtacagggggctccctagtataatgaattgcATAGttctgagtatatttcaaatatctcaagactctttcaagagctttccaatgttcattactaggattGGCTGTAAAgctgcaatttgttagatacatcaagctcccaataatcttagcATATTCTATCGCATCAACAGGTTCTGCCTTATGTACATTCAAATgtacactaggttcccatggagtcttagctattggcttggcAAAAGCATTGAacttctttaacactttctcaacatagtgagattgtgttatagcaATACCATCAGgctttcttagaattttaattccaagaatTACATCaactaagcccatatctttcatgctaaagtttttacttagcatatttttcatttcttgaaTCACTCAGGAATTACTttccatgatgagcatgtcatctacataaagacaaacaataacatagcCGTTAtcagaattcttaatgtagacacacTTGTCACACTCATTGATTCtaaatccatttgacaacattacactgtcaaatttcaaatgccattgaagtggtgcttgcttcaatccatataaAGATCGTTGAAGTTTGCATACCTTGTGCTCTTGCACAGGTACTATGAACCCTttaggttgcttcatatatatttcatcttccaactcgccgtACAAGAATGCaattttcacatccatttggtgaatctcgagattgtgcaaagcagcaatagcgagaagcatcctaATAGATGTCAACCTAGTTACAGGCGAATAGGTATCAAAGAAATCATacccatcagatttgtactttttctttaggatccatttgcatcctaaagctttacatCCAGCTGGTAGATCctctaacacccaagtatgattctgcataatggaatcaatctcaatatcgatggcctCTTTCCAAAGAGCTGCATCGGAGCCGGATAAGGCTTCTTTGATCATCACCGGTTCGCCGTCCaacatcaagacaacataattcGGTCCATAGACCTTAGcctttctaactcgttccccacgtcttggTTCTACATCCACAgatttagaccttggtcttttcctattaggtggtataGGATTAGAACTCGTGGCAGCATCTACTTATGTAGAACTGCTAGCTACGTCTAAAGGTTTAGAACTTGTAGCTTCACACTGAACTCCATTGTTCGTGTTAGATACAACCTTATCCTTATtgggatagatattttcaaagaatatagcattccttgattctatcgttgtccctaCATGCATATCGGGTATCTCCGATTTGTGTACTATGAAACGATAGGCACTtgctattaagtgcataaccaatgaagatacaatccaccgttttaggtccaatcgtaacttgctttggtagaGGCACTCCTACCttagctaaacacccccacactttgaggtatttatacgaaggtttccttcctttccatagctcatagggagttacatctttccctttgagtggaatcttgttcaagatatagttagccgttaagacagcttcccctcACATGTTTTGGGgtatcctgaactaatcaacaaggcattcatcatctccttaagagtttgATTCTTGcattcagcaacgccgttagattgtggtgaataagaagccgtcgtttgatggattataccactttcgttgcataattcagcaaacggagctacatattctccacctctatcacttcgaaccatcttaattcgacatccaagttgattctcggcttcattgttgatgtttttaaaagcttcaatagcctcatctttacttttcaataagtaaaggtaacaatatcttgtgcaatcgtctataaaggtaataaagtacttcttaccacctcttgtttgcacaaactttaaatcacaaacatcggtgtgaattaGTTCTAATGGTTTAGTGCTCCTTTcaaccgatttaaacggtaacttagccattttggcttcaacacaaacttcacatttctCTTGTGagttaaattcatcaacttttagtaaattcatttttactaatctttttatagcatttagattaacatgtccaagtctacaatgccataaatcggaacactcaatcaagtaagcagaataAGTAGATTCTTTCTTATTGATAGttgccttggcaggcttacaagctttCACGCCAAGTTTGAAAAGCCCTTCGGAGGCGTAGCCTTTCCCAAgaaactttccccacttgcgaaTTACAACATAGTcggatttgaaaaataattcaaaatctttcttaGTGAGCTTAGTGCCCGAAATCATATTCTTTCGGACGGTGGAAACATGTAGCACGTCCTTCAAGGTGATCTCCATGCCTGAAGTGAGTTGAAGAACCACATCTCCCATGTCAAGGACTTGAGAagtccgctcgctagcctccatgaTCGTCTTattttccacttctttgtagttgtggaacaactcacgattgaTGCAAACGTGGATGGTAGCGTCGATGTCTACGAATCAAGCATTTGGGCTATCAACGTGATTCACCTCGGAAATCATCGCCGCAAAGTCGTCTTGGTCCCAATCGTTGAAGTCCTTCTCGACTTTGTTGACGTTGTTCTTcgccttcttccgctttggcttgcggcaatccttagccatgtgaccatGCTTGTCAAAATTGAAACacacaccatcaaactttgatggttggcCACCACCTTGTTTCCCTTTGCCCTTGTTGTTGGGGTTTGGGCGACCGCGCTTGTTGGAAGGGCCACCTCGCTCGGTGAGATTTGCCTTAGCATCCATTGGCGCGTTgtcacggacatctccgagcgctcatgcttcaaaaggttttgaaagctcctccaactaggaggcaACTTCTCGATGGTGATCGCTACAAGTAgcgcatccgccaagggcattcCTTCGGCTTGAACTTCGTGTGAAAGAGTTTGGaattcttccacttggtccatcataGGACGAGAGTCGACCATCTTGTAGTCCAACCACTTGGCGACGACATACTTTGTAGTGTTCGTCTTATCCACTTCATATTTGAGATCAAGTGCCTCCCACACCTCTTTCGAGGTCTTATGAACTTTGAAGACATTGTAGAGCCGCTCGTCCAAGGACATGAGAACTGGTGTTGCGGTACAAGTAGGTCGCCTTGACACCAATTCGCATACCCGGCACGAACTTCGAAGCTCgtctccccttcactcggggttgaaGGCCTATCCTCCGTCAAGAACCCGGCAAATCCCACAGTTGTAAGGTAGAATAACATCttttcttgccaatatttgaagttcttgcccGAGAAGATGGagggtttctcggcaagacccaACGTCCTCGACGTTTACAACGGGGCCATGGTGAAAGTGGAACCACCCGTTGAGCCAAGGGAGGAACCATTGAAGGTGGAAGTGGTGGAGCCAATAGTCGCGGAGGTAGGTGAAGCCAATGGTGGAGGAGGCGGAGGAGCCGTTCGTGTTGGAGCCGGAAGCGGGAAGGGTGGACGCCATTTCTCCAAGCAAAGATTTAAAGTTGCGaaaattttaaatcaaaattaagaGTCCAAACTCGAACGTGCGGCAGCAGcggataatcttcttgcgattgttagtaAGTTGGACTCGCTGCTCTAGCTCTGTCGATCGGGTCTGCTCTGGTCCTGCTGGCTAGTCTCAACGCTCTGGCTCTGGCTGCTGGTCTGCTCTGGATCTGCtggtctgctctggctctgaaagtcagctctgctctggaagtcagttctgctctggaggtcagctctgctctggaggtcagctctactcaggaagtcagctctgctctggaattgtcagttctgctctggagtcgtcagctctgctctggagtcggcagctctgctctggaaagaaCAGACAGAAAAAGAAAACGCCGAATCGAGATGAATCTTTTCCCGCAAGAAGAtaatcgccccggtagtgctcacggtgttggcgaatcttccccaaaggtaaaacggcGACGTCTCattggatgtagcaccacaatccgacgAGCTCCGGTGAACGGAATAGGATCAAAAGAACTTAGCGTTTTATGCAAAGAATGAGAGTGAAATGTGCAGAATTTTCTTGTAGCGAATGCCATGCTCTAGgcacctatttataggcaactCTCATACATGTGGAGGATTAAAACACATTAAACAGCAAGAGCTGTTATGGATGTTACAcaatttaaatccatttaaatTGTAAGTTACAAATTGTCTTTGCATCAATTCAAGGAATGTGCAGTTTCGAAACTGCTACAGGCTGGACGAACTGTTCTGCCTCTTTGCAGTCTTGACCTAATGGGCTTCGGTGGTTGGGCTGGAAAAGCTCAGTTGGGCCAACCAAGAAGAGAAGGTAAAGCCCAAAGTATTTAGTCCATAACTATATAGTTTGGACCCATACACCACCCAAAGTATCACTTGTCTTTGGCCTCGGCCCGTActcgacccgcccgtccggcggcggcgtcgtcatccaatgtgggataacactTCCAAGTGTTATTCCTCCtactcaacatccaaacttcgacatacaatatctcactcaccggaaatcagttttgagacttcaagtatatcacgttcatctactcgagacgtagattaacatccaataatcatttcaattaaataataaatatttaattaaataattaatttcaaattatggtcaaaaccatatttccaacaaatgATGGATAGGAATAGACGCATGTATAGGCTTAGA
This window encodes:
- the LOC131006252 gene encoding uncharacterized protein LOC131006252, which encodes MANRVRQMIHEEVGDKYFCILVDEAQDISKKEKMAIILRFVNDQRILTEHFFAIKSVSDTTSLNLKKEICRVISHHDLQVEKMRGHGYDGASNMRGSWNGLQTLFLRDCPYAYYIHCFAHRLQLAIVSAAKDISVIWEFISHLDNVVNIITSSPKRILQRKVQDILAAIAFVSTTKTILQELRESGCWEEFLEEVKVFCLKNDIDVPNLDSLYKILKTLSNQFNSDNICKLARKFYPEDFTDQDIVSLEYELEHYKHDVIVMQEFQVSTLVELSQLLMKSARSKHVKTALRNNMGDDLLED